Proteins encoded within one genomic window of Micromonospora halotolerans:
- a CDS encoding flotillin family protein: MPLLVAIGGAVLLAVVLVLFVLSRIKVAGPNEAFIVTGRKGRTTQTADGGRSTDMSGQKVVLGASVFVLPVVQKLQSLDLSSRRIDVGIKGAVSKQGIRADLHGVAIVKVGGTEDAIRAAAQRFLHQQDEIEDFTREVLAGALRSIVGRLTVEEVIRDRAAFASAVAEEAEHSMTNQGLVLDTFQLQDILAEGSYLADLGRPEAARVLKDAAIAEARARQQAEQERLLAEEAIAEANRNLSLKQAAIQAEIDAAKARSAAAGPLAQAERDQAILSEQQKVAERNAELKQRQLDTEVRKPADAARYKVEQEAEASRNAAVLNADAQRQATIAAAQAAAEQARLTGEGERARRAALAEANAIEGAKEGEAEQRRRSAIAEAVEREGQAEAAAILARGQAEADAMARKAEAFAAYGEAAVLDLLVKVLPQVVEAASAPIGAIDKMTVISTDGASSLTKSVAGNVAQGLQLGSDLTGIDLAGLLAKLGSAHTNGKNTVDGTTVTP; the protein is encoded by the coding sequence ATGCCCCTGCTCGTCGCCATCGGCGGCGCGGTCCTCCTCGCCGTCGTCCTCGTCCTCTTCGTGCTCTCCCGGATCAAGGTGGCCGGCCCCAACGAGGCGTTCATCGTCACCGGCCGCAAGGGCCGGACCACCCAGACCGCCGACGGCGGACGCTCCACCGACATGTCGGGGCAGAAGGTCGTGCTCGGCGCGTCGGTCTTCGTGCTGCCGGTGGTGCAGAAGCTCCAGTCGCTCGACCTGTCCAGCCGGCGGATCGACGTCGGCATCAAGGGCGCGGTCAGCAAGCAGGGCATCCGCGCCGACCTGCACGGCGTCGCGATCGTCAAGGTCGGAGGCACCGAGGACGCCATCCGCGCGGCCGCCCAGCGCTTCCTGCACCAGCAGGACGAGATCGAGGACTTCACCCGGGAGGTGCTGGCCGGCGCGCTGCGCTCGATCGTCGGCCGGCTCACCGTCGAGGAGGTCATCCGGGACCGGGCCGCCTTCGCCAGCGCGGTCGCCGAGGAGGCCGAGCACTCGATGACCAACCAGGGCCTGGTGCTCGACACGTTCCAGCTCCAGGACATCCTGGCCGAGGGGTCCTACCTGGCCGACCTGGGCCGGCCGGAGGCCGCCCGGGTGCTCAAGGACGCGGCCATCGCCGAGGCGCGGGCCCGGCAGCAGGCCGAGCAGGAGCGGCTGCTCGCCGAGGAGGCGATCGCCGAGGCCAACCGGAACCTGTCGCTCAAGCAGGCCGCCATCCAGGCCGAGATCGACGCGGCCAAGGCGAGGTCCGCGGCGGCCGGCCCGCTCGCCCAGGCCGAGCGGGACCAGGCGATCCTCTCCGAGCAGCAGAAGGTGGCCGAGCGCAACGCCGAGCTGAAGCAGCGCCAGCTCGACACCGAGGTGCGCAAGCCGGCGGACGCGGCCCGCTACAAGGTCGAGCAGGAGGCCGAGGCGTCCCGCAACGCGGCGGTGCTCAACGCGGACGCGCAGCGGCAGGCCACCATCGCCGCCGCCCAGGCCGCCGCCGAGCAGGCCCGGCTCACCGGTGAGGGCGAGCGGGCCCGCCGGGCCGCGCTGGCCGAGGCGAACGCGATCGAGGGCGCCAAGGAGGGTGAGGCGGAGCAGCGCCGGCGTTCCGCGATCGCCGAGGCAGTCGAGCGCGAGGGTCAGGCCGAGGCCGCGGCCATCCTGGCCAGGGGCCAGGCGGAGGCCGACGCGATGGCCCGCAAGGCCGAGGCGTTCGCCGCGTACGGCGAGGCCGCCGTGCTGGACCTGCTGGTGAAGGTGCTGCCGCAGGTGGTCGAGGCGGCCAGCGCCCCGATCGGCGCGATCGACAAGATGACGGTCATCTCCACCGATGGCGCCTCGTCGCTGACCAAGTCGGTCGCCGGCAACGTGGCGCAGGGCCTCCAGCTCGGCAGCGACCTCACCGGCATCGACCTGGCCGGGCTGCTCGCCAAGCTGGGCAGCGCGCACACGAACGGCAAGAACACCGTGGACGGCACCACCGTCACCCCGTGA
- a CDS encoding CCA tRNA nucleotidyltransferase, with protein sequence MSEVPASHAADRRDLTAAQRNAVAELLRVSPVADELGRRFAQAGHELHLVGGSVRDALLGRLGDDLDFCTDAHPDETIRVIRGWAESIWETGREFGTIGCQRDGLRLEITTFRAEAYDQVSRNPVVEYGTNLVDDLKRRDFTVNAMAVSVPEHRFTDPYGGLADLAAKIIRTPGTPQESFRDDPLRMLRAARFAAQLRFTVHPDVRAAMTRMAADLDRITAERIRDEFTKLLCGADPITGLRLLVDTGLAERFLPELTGLKLEIDEHAQHKDVYEHTLTVVANAMSMEEDGCDFVLRMAALMHDVGKPGTKAVGHDGRVSFHHHEVVGARLTKARMKAMRYPKDVTSQVVKLVGLHLRFYGYGRGEWTDSAVRRYVTDAGDLLTRLHKLTRSDCTTRNRRKAAQLAADYDALEERIARIAAEEDLARVRPDLDGNAIMELLGVPPGPVVGRAWQYLKELRLERGPLERDEAEAELLRWARDQGVLG encoded by the coding sequence ATGTCCGAAGTTCCCGCCTCCCACGCCGCCGACCGCCGCGACCTGACCGCCGCGCAGCGCAACGCCGTCGCCGAGCTGCTCCGCGTCTCGCCGGTCGCCGACGAGCTGGGCCGACGTTTCGCCCAGGCCGGTCACGAGCTGCACCTGGTGGGCGGTTCCGTCCGCGACGCCCTGCTCGGTCGCCTCGGTGACGATCTGGACTTCTGCACCGACGCCCACCCGGACGAGACCATCCGGGTGATCCGCGGCTGGGCCGAGTCGATCTGGGAGACCGGGCGGGAGTTCGGCACCATCGGCTGCCAGCGCGACGGGCTCCGCCTGGAGATCACCACCTTCCGCGCGGAGGCGTACGACCAGGTCAGCCGGAATCCCGTCGTCGAGTACGGGACCAACCTGGTCGACGACCTCAAGCGCCGGGACTTCACCGTCAACGCCATGGCGGTCAGCGTTCCCGAGCACCGGTTCACCGACCCGTACGGCGGGCTGGCCGACCTGGCCGCGAAGATCATCCGTACGCCCGGCACGCCGCAGGAGTCGTTCCGGGACGACCCGCTGCGGATGCTGCGCGCGGCCCGGTTCGCCGCCCAGCTGCGCTTCACGGTCCACCCGGACGTCCGCGCGGCGATGACCCGGATGGCCGCCGACCTGGACCGGATCACCGCCGAGCGGATCCGGGACGAGTTCACCAAGCTGCTCTGCGGCGCCGACCCGATCACCGGACTGCGGCTGCTGGTCGACACCGGCCTGGCCGAGCGCTTCCTGCCCGAGCTGACCGGGCTGAAGCTGGAGATCGACGAGCACGCCCAGCACAAGGACGTCTACGAGCACACGCTGACCGTGGTCGCCAACGCCATGTCGATGGAGGAGGACGGCTGCGACTTCGTGCTGCGGATGGCCGCGCTCATGCACGACGTCGGCAAGCCGGGGACCAAGGCGGTCGGCCACGACGGCCGGGTCAGCTTCCACCACCACGAGGTGGTCGGCGCCCGGCTGACGAAGGCCCGGATGAAGGCCATGCGCTACCCCAAGGACGTGACGTCCCAGGTGGTCAAGCTGGTCGGCCTGCACCTGCGCTTCTACGGGTACGGCCGGGGCGAGTGGACCGACTCGGCGGTCCGGCGGTACGTCACCGACGCCGGTGACCTGCTGACCCGCCTGCACAAGCTGACCCGCTCCGACTGCACCACCCGCAACCGGCGCAAGGCGGCCCAGCTCGCGGCCGACTACGACGCGCTGGAGGAGCGGATCGCCCGGATCGCCGCCGAGGAGGACCTGGCGCGGGTCCGACCCGATCTCGACGGCAACGCGATCATGGAGTTGCTCGGGGTGCCGCCGGGACCGGTCGTCGGGCGTGCCTGGCAGTACCTCAAGGAGCTGCGACTGGAACGCGGCCCGCTGGAGCGGGACGAGGCCGAGGCCGAGCTGCTGCGCTGGGCCCGCGACCAGGGCGTCCTCGGCTGA
- a CDS encoding S8 family serine peptidase gives MRNHGALRRSALVGLALTSATSIMCAATSGPALADPAGPKRAPVRGADAAEAVPGRYIVVLKDGKASAAKVRSAASALAGEHGGTVRRVFGKALHGYSASMDRRQAERLAADPDVAYVQQVQRWSATGSQSGTPSWGLDRIDQTTAKANGVYTYPATGAGVTAYVIDTGIDIAHQDFGGRASYGYDAVDQDDVAQDCHGHGTHVAGTIGGTKYGVAKDVNLVAVRVLDCAGSGDSEQVIAGIDWVTAHAAKPAVANMSLGFTATDQAVNDAVTRSIASGITYAVAAGNSWEDACGVSPANVPAAITVGATDQVDFRAWFSNYGRCLDTFAPGTGIVSAKMGTTDGSVAMNGTSMASPHVAGAAALLLEAHPTWTPQQVRDSVVTTGVGGAVHDTMGSVDRLLHVGTVPTARASYGLKARVNGRYVTAESAGTKPLIARGTSIGAWEKYDVVDAGSGLVGLRARANNKFVTAESAGAKPLIARSASIGAWETFQIVDNTDGTISLKATINGRYVTAPSTTSPLIASKTTIGTAEKFDFDAPAPVVGIKSLANGKFVTAESAGAKPLIARSASVGAWEKFEIVSAGDGYIGIRSLANNMFVVAESAGAKPLIARSAAIGPWETFDFLDYNPDGSVYLRADIDGQAVTAGSTGASELISSRTIDWDNTETLGLGIGEKFVVAVI, from the coding sequence GTGAGAAACCACGGTGCGTTGCGCCGCTCTGCCCTCGTGGGGCTCGCCCTCACCTCGGCAACCTCCATCATGTGCGCCGCCACGAGCGGCCCCGCGCTCGCCGATCCGGCCGGCCCGAAGCGTGCCCCGGTCCGGGGCGCCGACGCGGCCGAGGCGGTCCCCGGCCGCTACATCGTCGTCCTGAAGGACGGCAAGGCCAGTGCCGCGAAGGTGCGGTCCGCCGCGTCGGCCCTCGCCGGCGAGCACGGCGGCACCGTCCGCCGGGTGTTCGGCAAGGCGCTGCACGGCTACTCCGCCAGCATGGACCGCCGGCAGGCCGAGCGCCTCGCCGCGGACCCGGACGTCGCGTACGTCCAGCAGGTGCAGCGCTGGTCGGCCACCGGCAGCCAGAGCGGCACGCCGTCCTGGGGTCTGGACCGCATCGACCAGACCACTGCGAAGGCCAACGGCGTCTACACCTACCCGGCCACCGGGGCCGGCGTGACCGCCTACGTCATCGACACCGGCATCGACATCGCCCACCAGGACTTCGGCGGGCGGGCCAGTTACGGCTACGACGCCGTCGACCAGGACGACGTGGCCCAGGACTGCCACGGTCACGGCACGCACGTGGCCGGCACCATCGGCGGCACGAAGTACGGCGTGGCCAAGGACGTCAACCTCGTCGCCGTGCGGGTGCTCGACTGCGCGGGCAGCGGCGACAGCGAGCAGGTGATCGCCGGCATCGACTGGGTCACCGCGCACGCCGCCAAGCCGGCCGTGGCCAACATGAGCCTCGGCTTCACCGCCACCGACCAGGCCGTCAACGACGCGGTCACCCGCTCCATCGCCTCCGGCATCACGTACGCCGTCGCGGCCGGCAACAGCTGGGAGGACGCCTGCGGTGTCTCCCCGGCGAACGTGCCGGCGGCCATCACGGTCGGCGCCACCGACCAGGTGGACTTCCGGGCGTGGTTCTCCAACTACGGCCGCTGCCTGGACACCTTCGCGCCGGGCACCGGCATCGTCTCGGCGAAGATGGGTACCACCGACGGCTCGGTGGCCATGAACGGCACCTCGATGGCCTCGCCGCACGTGGCGGGCGCCGCCGCGCTGCTGCTGGAGGCGCACCCGACCTGGACCCCGCAGCAGGTGCGGGACTCCGTCGTCACCACCGGTGTGGGCGGCGCGGTGCACGACACCATGGGGTCCGTCGACCGGCTCCTGCACGTCGGCACGGTCCCGACAGCCCGCGCCTCCTACGGTCTGAAGGCCCGGGTCAACGGCCGCTACGTGACCGCGGAGAGCGCCGGCACCAAGCCGCTTATCGCCCGGGGCACCAGCATCGGGGCGTGGGAGAAGTACGACGTGGTCGACGCCGGCAGCGGCCTGGTCGGGCTGCGGGCGCGGGCGAACAACAAGTTCGTGACCGCGGAGAGCGCGGGCGCGAAGCCGCTGATCGCCCGGTCCGCCTCGATCGGCGCCTGGGAGACCTTCCAGATCGTCGACAACACCGACGGCACGATCAGCCTGAAGGCGACCATCAACGGCAGGTACGTCACCGCGCCGAGCACCACCTCCCCGCTGATCGCCAGCAAGACCACCATCGGCACGGCGGAGAAGTTCGACTTCGACGCGCCCGCCCCGGTCGTCGGCATCAAGTCGCTGGCGAATGGCAAGTTCGTGACCGCGGAGAGCGCGGGCGCGAAGCCGCTGATCGCCCGGTCCGCCAGCGTCGGCGCCTGGGAGAAGTTCGAGATCGTCAGCGCCGGCGACGGCTACATCGGCATCCGGTCGCTGGCCAACAACATGTTCGTCGTCGCGGAGAGCGCGGGCGCGAAGCCGCTGATCGCCCGGTCCGCCGCGATCGGCCCGTGGGAGACGTTCGACTTCCTCGACTACAACCCGGACGGCTCCGTCTACCTGCGGGCGGACATCGACGGGCAGGCGGTCACCGCCGGCAGCACCGGTGCCAGCGAGCTCATCTCCAGCCGCACCATCGACTGGGACAACACCGAGACCCTGGGTCTCGGCATCGGCGAGAAGTTCGTCGTCGCGGTCATCTGA
- the murJ gene encoding murein biosynthesis integral membrane protein MurJ, with protein sequence MSGGLYRSANAHGDGLPPADGATFISAEPLNQPGVEATAPPQEVVAETSAAANSAVMAVGSLVSRGTGFVRNLMVGAALGNLVGNVFTTAQFLPNQVYEFLLGGVLTSVLIPVLVRRRKTDPDRGEAYAQRLLTLAVLALAAAALIAMAGAPVLTALYASGKDANYTGLVTNLSYLMLPMLFFTGLSALIAAVLNTRGHFAAPMWAPILNNLVVIGAFGLYILVYGAEAIRPEDMGWGQILLVGGGALLGVAVQAAGLLPALRKVGFRWKLRFDFRELGLRELAQLGAWMFCYVAVNQLGLFVVVNLLTRAAGEDSAGLLIYNNVFLLLMMAHGIIAVSIITALMPRMSGAAADGRFHDVTADLSRGTRMVTAVLAPVAVCYAVLAGPISVVVFRYGAFTGDNAVATSTVLLVAAVGLVPFSISQLFTFAFYALPDTRTPALVNIPVVALRVLLQVGLYLAFSATFAAAGMMLGNAISYVAAAVVSALLLRPRVGRIGLGGIMRTMGRVVLAALGAALVGLLVVKVLPGDPAHLSWLAAAAQLVIGGAVIGVTYLGLAMVLRIGEITEVVGMVRRRLGR encoded by the coding sequence ATGAGCGGCGGGCTCTACCGCAGCGCGAACGCGCACGGCGACGGCCTGCCGCCGGCCGACGGCGCCACCTTCATCTCGGCGGAGCCGCTGAACCAGCCGGGGGTCGAGGCCACCGCGCCGCCCCAGGAGGTGGTGGCGGAGACCAGCGCCGCGGCGAACAGCGCGGTGATGGCGGTCGGCAGCCTGGTCAGCCGGGGCACCGGCTTCGTCCGCAACCTGATGGTCGGGGCGGCCCTGGGCAACCTCGTGGGCAACGTCTTCACCACCGCCCAGTTCCTGCCGAACCAGGTCTACGAGTTCCTGCTCGGCGGCGTGCTCACCAGCGTGCTGATCCCGGTGCTGGTCCGCCGCCGCAAGACCGACCCGGACCGGGGCGAGGCGTACGCCCAGCGGCTGCTGACCCTGGCGGTGCTCGCCCTGGCCGCCGCCGCGCTGATCGCCATGGCCGGCGCGCCGGTGCTCACGGCGCTCTACGCCAGCGGCAAGGATGCGAACTACACGGGCCTGGTCACCAACCTGTCCTACCTCATGCTGCCGATGCTGTTCTTCACCGGCCTGAGCGCGCTGATCGCCGCGGTGCTGAACACCCGGGGGCACTTCGCCGCCCCGATGTGGGCGCCGATCCTCAACAACCTCGTGGTGATCGGCGCTTTCGGCCTCTACATCCTGGTCTACGGCGCGGAGGCGATCCGGCCGGAGGACATGGGCTGGGGGCAGATCCTGCTCGTCGGCGGCGGTGCCCTGCTCGGCGTGGCGGTCCAGGCGGCCGGCCTGCTGCCGGCCCTGCGCAAGGTCGGCTTCCGGTGGAAGCTGCGCTTCGACTTCCGGGAGCTGGGGCTGCGCGAGCTGGCCCAGCTCGGCGCCTGGATGTTCTGCTACGTCGCGGTCAACCAGCTCGGCCTCTTCGTGGTGGTCAACCTGCTCACCCGGGCGGCCGGCGAGGACAGCGCCGGTCTGCTGATCTACAACAACGTCTTCCTGCTGCTGATGATGGCGCACGGCATCATCGCCGTCTCGATCATCACCGCGCTGATGCCCCGGATGAGCGGGGCCGCCGCCGACGGCCGGTTCCACGACGTCACCGCCGACCTGTCCCGGGGCACCCGGATGGTCACCGCGGTGCTCGCTCCCGTCGCGGTCTGCTACGCGGTGCTGGCCGGCCCGATCTCGGTGGTGGTCTTCCGGTACGGCGCCTTCACCGGCGACAACGCCGTGGCCACCTCGACCGTGCTGCTGGTGGCGGCGGTCGGCCTGGTGCCGTTCTCGATCAGCCAGCTCTTCACCTTCGCCTTCTACGCGCTGCCGGACACCCGCACCCCGGCCCTGGTCAACATCCCGGTGGTGGCCCTGCGGGTGCTCCTCCAGGTGGGCCTCTACCTGGCCTTCTCGGCCACCTTCGCGGCGGCGGGCATGATGCTCGGCAACGCGATCTCGTACGTGGCGGCGGCGGTCGTCTCGGCGCTGCTGCTGCGGCCGCGGGTGGGCCGGATCGGGCTGGGCGGGATCATGCGGACCATGGGCCGGGTGGTGCTCGCCGCGTTGGGCGCCGCGCTGGTCGGCCTGCTCGTGGTGAAGGTGCTCCCCGGCGACCCGGCGCACCTGAGCTGGCTCGCCGCCGCGGCCCAGCTGGTGATCGGCGGCGCGGTGATCGGCGTGACGTACCTCGGGCTGGCCATGGTGCTGCGCATCGGCGAGATCACCGAGGTGGTCGGTATGGTCCGCCGCCGGCTCGGGCGATGA